A region of Bicyclus anynana chromosome 15, ilBicAnyn1.1, whole genome shotgun sequence DNA encodes the following proteins:
- the LOC112051662 gene encoding mitochondrial cardiolipin hydrolase: MKLTPRLLSSAAAVALTCVVSAAAYFYKRRNTEINEVMVFCKLQFNPHNYFDKLVSFIESAKNSVNVCMPSIHNPAIQARLVNIIKSKNVKVHIVIDRSGYNDSTDFFLKELIAAGAEIKCKSSEPMFGMKHKFCLVDDKILMTGTLNWGDDRSFDSWNYVYITSKQQLVEPVKNEFYQMWNKASDVLTLVDVYGDSDAETVETRNADEMSDDSSEQDDDQVTIIIDTKIDNNNMATPIDKEMAQNQFNCISNKISV, translated from the exons atgaaattaactcCACGTCTCCTATCATCGGCCGCTGCAGTTGCGTTAACATGTGTTGTATCCGCCGCTGCGTATTTTTACAAACGTCGTAACACTGAAATTAATGAAGTGATGGTGTTTTGTAAATTACAGTTTAATCCCCACAACTATTTTGACAAGTTGGTCAGCTTTATTGAAAGTGCTAAAAACAGCGTTAACGTTTGCATGCCCAGTATACATAATCCAGCAATACAAGCCCGTTTGGTGAACATAATAAAATCCAAAAATGTAAAAGTTCATATTGTTATCGACCGGTCGGGATACAATGATTCTACAGATTTTTTCCTTAAAGAACTTATTGCTGCcg gagctgaaataaaatgtaaatccaGCGAACCCATGTTTGGTATGAAACACAAATTCTGCTTAGTCGATGATAAGATTTTGATGACGGGAACACTCAATTGGGGTGACGACCGATCTTTCGACAGTTGGAACTATGTTTACATCACTAGTAAACAACAGTTGGTTGAACCAGTAAAGAATGAGTTTTACCAGATGTGGAACAAGGCTAGTGATGTCCTAACTTTAGTTGACGTTTATGGTGACAGTGACGCTGAAACGGTCGAAACTCGCAATGCTGATGAAATGTCAGATGACAGTAGTGAGCAAGACGATGATCAAGTTACCATAATTATCGATACAAAAATCGATAACAACAATATGGCCACCCCTATTGATAAGGAAATGGCACAAAACCAATTCAACTGTATTTCGAATAAAATttctgtttaa